From a single Francisella halioticida genomic region:
- the hemL gene encoding glutamate-1-semialdehyde 2,1-aminomutase: MDNKIQESESLFIQAQQYIPGGVNSPVRAFKSVGQDFPIFIRSAKGAYIYDEDWHRYIDYIGSWGPMILGHGDDDVLKAMQCQLQNGLSYGAPCKQEIELAKKITELMPNIEQIRFVNSGTEATMSAIRLARAYTNKNKIIKFEGCYHGHADEFLVAAGSGALSLGQPNSPGVPEDVVKDTLIADFNDIDSIKALFEKYTDEIACIIVEPIAGNMNMIFPKDDFLAKLRELCDQNNALLIFDEVMTGFRVALGGAQSIYNIKPDITTLGKIIGGGMPVGAFGGCKDIMQMISPAGSVYQAGTLSGNPLAMVAGLKTLEKISQDDFYNKLESKAQKLINGLNEAAKLYDFSFHAKYLGGMFGLFFCNEKVEVNTFIDLGKTNLNMFNKFFAYMLENGVHLAPSAYEAGFISIVHCDDDIQKTIDLAKKFFYKHTN, encoded by the coding sequence ATGGATAACAAAATACAAGAATCAGAAAGTTTATTTATACAAGCGCAACAATATATTCCAGGAGGTGTGAATTCTCCTGTCCGAGCCTTTAAAAGTGTGGGGCAAGATTTTCCAATATTTATTAGATCAGCTAAAGGTGCCTATATCTATGATGAAGATTGGCATAGATATATAGACTATATAGGATCTTGGGGACCAATGATTCTAGGGCATGGTGATGATGATGTTTTAAAAGCTATGCAATGCCAGTTACAAAATGGTTTAAGCTACGGTGCCCCATGTAAACAAGAAATAGAATTAGCTAAAAAAATAACTGAGCTTATGCCAAATATTGAACAAATTCGTTTTGTTAATTCAGGTACTGAAGCTACTATGAGTGCTATTAGACTGGCTAGAGCTTATACTAATAAAAATAAAATAATTAAGTTTGAAGGCTGCTATCATGGCCACGCAGATGAGTTTTTAGTAGCTGCTGGATCTGGAGCATTATCTCTAGGTCAACCAAATTCACCTGGTGTTCCTGAAGATGTTGTCAAAGATACATTAATAGCTGATTTTAATGATATTGACTCTATTAAGGCACTTTTTGAAAAGTATACAGATGAAATAGCTTGTATTATAGTAGAGCCTATAGCTGGAAATATGAATATGATATTCCCAAAAGATGATTTCTTAGCTAAGCTTAGAGAGTTGTGTGATCAAAATAATGCTTTACTTATTTTTGATGAAGTTATGACTGGCTTTAGAGTAGCGTTAGGTGGAGCACAAAGTATATACAATATTAAGCCAGATATTACAACTTTAGGTAAAATTATTGGTGGTGGCATGCCAGTAGGGGCTTTTGGTGGTTGCAAAGATATAATGCAAATGATATCACCAGCTGGATCAGTTTACCAAGCAGGAACTTTATCAGGGAATCCTCTTGCAATGGTAGCAGGATTAAAAACTTTAGAAAAAATATCACAAGATGATTTTTATAATAAACTTGAATCTAAAGCTCAAAAATTAATAAATGGTTTAAATGAAGCAGCAAAATTATATGATTTTTCTTTCCATGCTAAATATCTAGGAGGAATGTTTGGACTATTCTTTTGTAATGAAAAAGTTGAGGTAAATACTTTTATAGATTTAGGTAAAACAAATCTTAATATGTTTAATAAATTTTTTGCATATATGTTGGAAAATGGAGTGCACTTAGCTCCTTCAGCTTATGAAGCAGGGTTTATTTCCATAGTACATTGTGATGATGATATTCAAAAAACTATTGATCTAGCTAAAAAATTCTTTTATAAACATACTAATTAA
- a CDS encoding IS3 family transposase — protein sequence MSKKRVTYTADFKAKVIIELLEGDMTVNEIASKYDLLPKNVHNWKQQFLSNACLAFYKSSIVKEYKQEIDELRKDKDATSKKLVEVIVERDFLMGKLKSLVSSNDRVNSVDTKLELSLNNQLKLLSVSKSVYYYTPISKFSSNDDIKLLNAIDLIHTKHPYYGTRSLVKLLNRLGFIVGRKLIKSAMEFMGIKALYPKKKTTVINKQHKKYPYLLNVFKNETNQVVIDKANKVWSADITYIRLECGYAYLVAIIDWHSKKILAWKISNTMDTHLTTSVLKEALFKYGKPDIFNSDQGTQYTAKEHIKILSDNKINISMDAKGRSIDNIAIERFWRTLKYENVYPASYITMKEAKVGIKEYIDIYNNERLHSSIGYMTPDEVYSGILDAA from the coding sequence ATGAGTAAAAAAAGAGTAACGTATACAGCTGATTTTAAAGCTAAAGTAATTATAGAATTGCTAGAAGGCGATATGACAGTTAATGAGATAGCAAGTAAGTATGATTTACTTCCTAAAAACGTGCATAATTGGAAGCAGCAATTTTTATCTAATGCTTGCTTAGCATTTTATAAAAGCTCTATTGTTAAGGAGTATAAGCAGGAAATAGATGAGCTTAGAAAAGATAAAGATGCAACAAGTAAAAAACTAGTCGAGGTAATAGTAGAGAGGGATTTTTTAATGGGAAAGCTAAAAAGCTTGGTATCATCAAATGATAGAGTAAACTCTGTAGATACTAAGCTAGAATTATCTTTAAATAATCAGCTTAAACTATTATCTGTATCTAAGAGTGTGTACTATTATACACCAATATCAAAATTTAGTAGTAATGATGATATTAAACTATTAAATGCAATAGATTTGATACATACTAAACATCCATATTATGGTACGAGAAGTCTAGTAAAGTTGCTAAATAGATTAGGATTTATAGTTGGAAGGAAGCTAATCAAAAGTGCTATGGAATTCATGGGTATTAAGGCATTGTATCCTAAAAAAAAGACAACTGTCATTAATAAGCAACACAAGAAATATCCATACTTACTTAATGTATTTAAAAATGAGACGAATCAGGTTGTTATAGATAAAGCTAATAAGGTATGGAGTGCTGATATCACGTATATTAGACTAGAATGTGGGTATGCATATTTAGTAGCCATAATAGATTGGCATAGCAAGAAAATACTAGCTTGGAAGATTTCTAATACTATGGATACACATCTAACAACTAGTGTGTTAAAAGAAGCGTTATTTAAATATGGTAAACCTGATATCTTTAACTCTGATCAAGGAACTCAATATACAGCAAAAGAGCATATTAAAATATTATCTGATAATAAAATAAATATATCTATGGATGCTAAAGGAAGATCTATAGATAATATTGCAATTGAGAGATTTTGGAGAACACTGAAATATGAAAATGTTTATCCGGCATCATATATAACTATGAAAGAGGCTAAAGTAGGTATCAAAGAATATATTGATATTTACAACAATGAAAGACTACATTCTAGTATTGGATATATGACTCCTGATGAAGTATATTCTGGTATTTTAGATGCTGCATAA
- the fmt gene encoding methionyl-tRNA formyltransferase codes for MRKLNIVFAGTPDISAQVLKDLYNTEHNIQAVFTQPDRAKGRGKKIQFSPVKEIALQNNTPIFQPLSFKKNPEILEQLKNLNPDVVIVIAYGIIVPKAFLDIPKYGCLNIHVSLLPKWRGAAPIQRAIQAGDNKTGICIMQMDEGLDTGDILNILEVDIDDTDTSQDLHDKFARLSIQPLIATLNNIETIKNKSQEGEPTYAHKITKQEGLVNFNKTSWQISCHIRAFTPWPSAFFILDNQTMKIGQFEILEQSCKKTPGTILDISKLGFDICTGDRVIRFKQLQFPNKKMLSTADILNGRDLSKYIGHKIG; via the coding sequence ATGAGAAAATTAAATATAGTTTTTGCGGGAACTCCTGATATATCTGCTCAAGTTCTTAAAGATTTATATAATACTGAACATAACATTCAAGCTGTATTTACACAACCTGATAGAGCAAAAGGGCGAGGTAAGAAAATTCAATTTTCACCAGTCAAAGAGATTGCATTACAAAATAACACGCCTATTTTTCAGCCACTATCATTTAAAAAAAATCCAGAAATTTTAGAGCAATTAAAGAATCTAAACCCTGATGTTGTAATTGTTATAGCATATGGCATTATAGTACCAAAAGCATTTTTAGATATTCCTAAATATGGTTGTTTAAATATTCATGTTTCATTATTACCAAAATGGCGTGGAGCAGCACCAATTCAAAGAGCCATTCAGGCAGGAGATAATAAAACAGGTATCTGTATTATGCAAATGGATGAGGGCTTAGATACTGGGGATATCTTAAACATTCTTGAAGTAGATATAGATGATACTGATACATCACAAGATTTGCATGATAAATTTGCTAGATTATCAATACAGCCATTAATAGCGACTTTGAATAATATTGAAACCATTAAAAATAAATCTCAAGAAGGTGAGCCAACATATGCTCATAAGATAACTAAACAAGAAGGCTTAGTAAATTTCAATAAAACTTCTTGGCAAATAAGCTGTCATATTCGAGCATTTACTCCATGGCCATCAGCATTTTTTATATTAGATAATCAAACTATGAAGATAGGACAATTTGAAATATTAGAACAATCTTGCAAAAAAACTCCTGGAACTATATTAGATATTTCAAAGCTAGGCTTTGATATCTGTACTGGTGATAGAGTTATAAGATTTAAACAACTTCAGTTCCCTAATAAAAAAATGTTAAGTACGGCTGATATTTTAAATGGTAGAGACTTAAGTAAATATATTGGACATAAAATAGGATAA
- the fvfA gene encoding Francisella virulence factor A, whose protein sequence is MGRFQQNLMYAIILVIMFVICIYFFTFNRKYEVKGIFLPVYSKKLPPTDPNKIRVFNLGYESDIKGNIGQVRTSIHVSNQKYFQELCDKNLYKAMKLAAENGANEIKYVCLYPQGQINELSSVSLRAYAFRD, encoded by the coding sequence ATGGGACGATTTCAGCAGAACTTAATGTACGCAATTATTTTAGTGATAATGTTTGTTATTTGTATTTATTTTTTTACTTTTAATCGTAAATATGAGGTAAAAGGAATTTTCTTGCCGGTATATTCAAAAAAGCTACCTCCGACAGACCCTAATAAAATAAGAGTCTTTAATCTGGGCTATGAAAGTGATATTAAGGGTAATATAGGTCAAGTTAGAACATCAATCCATGTAAGTAACCAAAAATATTTTCAAGAACTGTGTGATAAAAATTTATATAAAGCAATGAAGCTAGCAGCAGAGAATGGTGCAAATGAGATTAAATATGTTTGTTTATACCCACAAGGACAGATCAATGAATTAAGTAGTGTTTCATTAAGAGCATATGCTTTTAGGGACTAA
- a CDS encoding cytochrome b, producing MKYNFWVRQAHKALGFFIIIQFPFGIATYYKLLPDWLVDLHRSFGYVALILVVFLITIRFIKPNVPYNPKLSILNYILAKMVHIGLYISILGMSLTGIIASIFSAHERKIFYLIPVPQIPNHTNLSSYIFSFHIFFAYMLGICFVLHILAVLYHKILLKDNVLSRMR from the coding sequence ATGAAATATAATTTTTGGGTTAGGCAAGCTCACAAGGCTTTAGGATTTTTTATAATTATACAGTTTCCTTTTGGGATAGCTACATATTATAAGCTCTTGCCTGATTGGTTGGTAGATTTGCATAGATCTTTTGGCTATGTAGCATTGATTCTTGTTGTGTTTTTAATCACCATAAGATTTATTAAACCAAATGTTCCTTATAATCCAAAATTATCAATACTAAACTATATACTTGCTAAAATGGTTCATATTGGATTGTATATAAGTATATTAGGCATGTCTTTGACTGGTATTATAGCATCTATATTTTCTGCACATGAAAGAAAAATATTTTATTTAATACCAGTTCCTCAAATCCCTAACCATACTAATTTATCAAGCTATATTTTTAGTTTTCATATATTCTTTGCATATATGTTAGGTATATGTTTTGTTTTACATATACTAGCTGTCTTGTATCATAAAATTCTTTTGAAAGATAATGTTTTATCTAGAATGAGGTAA
- the hmpA gene encoding NO-inducible flavohemoprotein, whose protein sequence is MLSQKNIDTIKATIPILEENGVALTKHFYSRMFQHNPEVKKFFNISRQKNSNQSEALAAAILAYARNIDNLDGLSQAVELIAQKHVSLQIKPEHYPIVGTNLIESIKEMLNLSDSDDVIIAWKKAYNLLAEVLVSRENNIYREKLEQYGWNDFKEFNVVKKEKESINTYSFYLKNDSIDKFNFKPGQYITVRLPYENTTTMRNYSISSATNEDYLRITVKKEQKGNISQHLFNNINVGDTIEVASPSGEFFLDLEQKSDESLVFISAGIGITPLISMLLSELKTNNTRKIVFICGKKSKLEHPFVDLLKKLTEENSRLETIFFYENIEKDEAKLGVVNLDIVNNYLGNEAFNTQYFFCGPTDFMLSTQGGLLKNGVNNENINFEFFGSKTF, encoded by the coding sequence ATGCTAAGCCAAAAAAACATAGATACAATAAAAGCAACTATTCCTATATTAGAAGAAAATGGAGTAGCATTAACAAAACATTTTTATAGTAGAATGTTTCAGCATAATCCAGAAGTTAAGAAATTTTTTAATATATCGCGACAAAAAAACTCTAATCAGTCTGAAGCATTAGCTGCTGCTATTTTAGCTTATGCTAGAAATATTGATAATTTAGATGGGCTTAGTCAAGCAGTTGAATTAATAGCTCAGAAACATGTTTCTTTACAAATAAAGCCTGAACATTATCCTATTGTTGGAACTAATCTCATAGAGTCTATTAAAGAAATGTTAAATTTATCTGATAGTGATGATGTTATTATAGCTTGGAAAAAAGCATATAATTTATTAGCAGAAGTATTAGTTAGTCGAGAAAATAATATTTATCGTGAGAAATTGGAGCAGTATGGCTGGAATGACTTTAAAGAGTTTAATGTTGTAAAAAAAGAAAAAGAAAGTATAAATACATATTCATTTTATCTTAAGAATGATTCTATTGATAAATTCAACTTTAAGCCAGGTCAATATATAACTGTAAGACTTCCATATGAAAATACTACAACGATGAGAAACTATAGTATCTCATCAGCTACTAATGAAGACTACCTAAGAATAACAGTAAAAAAAGAACAAAAGGGTAATATATCTCAACACTTATTTAATAATATAAATGTTGGAGACACTATTGAAGTTGCATCACCATCAGGAGAATTCTTCTTAGATCTAGAGCAAAAATCAGATGAGTCCCTAGTTTTTATATCTGCAGGTATTGGAATAACTCCTCTTATAAGTATGCTTTTATCTGAATTAAAAACAAACAATACGAGAAAGATTGTTTTTATTTGTGGTAAAAAAAGTAAGTTAGAGCATCCGTTCGTAGATTTATTAAAAAAATTAACAGAAGAAAACTCTAGGTTAGAAACTATATTTTTTTATGAAAATATTGAAAAAGATGAGGCTAAATTAGGGGTAGTGAACCTAGATATAGTTAATAATTACTTAGGAAATGAAGCTTTTAATACTCAATATTTCTTTTGTGGACCTACAGATTTTATGCTTTCTACACAAGGTGGTTTACTAAAAAATGGTGTAAATAATGAAAATATTAATTTTGAATTTTTCGGATCAAAGACTTTCTAA
- a CDS encoding Rrf2 family transcriptional regulator has translation MNLTSFTDYSLRILIILGSNPSQKYKTKDLVNILDIKLNHATKIINNLSNLNYINSYKGRFGGISISPDTNDIKLSDIIRNLEPMNIVECFNKDKPSNCPLIPSCKLKIVLNEATNDFMSRLGNYKFLDICTIKRNI, from the coding sequence ATGAATCTAACGTCATTTACTGACTATTCACTAAGAATCCTAATAATTCTAGGATCGAATCCATCACAAAAATATAAAACAAAAGATTTAGTAAATATATTAGATATAAAACTTAATCATGCTACAAAAATTATAAATAACTTATCTAATTTAAACTATATAAATTCATATAAAGGTAGATTTGGTGGAATATCAATATCTCCAGATACTAATGATATCAAACTATCTGATATTATTAGAAACCTAGAACCTATGAATATAGTTGAATGCTTTAATAAAGATAAACCTTCAAACTGTCCTTTAATACCAAGCTGTAAGCTCAAAATTGTACTAAATGAAGCTACCAATGATTTTATGTCAAGGCTTGGCAACTATAAATTTTTAGACATTTGCACAATTAAAAGAAATATTTAA
- a CDS encoding ParB N-terminal domain-containing protein: MLTFSLIKISELIPSEQISEEYADNLCEEISKSKVWKFPILIDINTNIILDGHHRFAVAKKLRFKYIPCILVEFNSSIISVTSWRTGKEFCKNKILNNALSGNLFEYKTTKNTLHANVGLRSEISLDILQI, from the coding sequence ATGCTAACATTTAGTCTTATAAAAATATCTGAATTGATTCCATCAGAACAGATATCTGAAGAGTATGCTGATAATCTATGTGAGGAAATATCAAAAAGTAAAGTCTGGAAATTTCCAATACTAATTGATATCAACACAAATATAATACTAGATGGGCACCATAGATTTGCCGTTGCTAAAAAACTTCGATTTAAATATATACCATGTATACTAGTCGAGTTTAACTCGTCTATCATATCAGTAACTTCATGGAGAACTGGTAAAGAATTTTGTAAAAATAAAATCTTAAACAATGCTCTTTCAGGCAATCTTTTTGAATACAAAACTACAAAAAATACTTTACATGCTAATGTAGGTCTTAGAAGTGAAATATCTTTGGATATACTTCAGATATAA
- a CDS encoding peptide MFS transporter produces MINYKELPKGVMHINLIQIFSTVGYAALMGLLNFYLTNYIGISKTEANTLTSSFFAINFLFHFLGGTVGGRYLSFRGLFFVSLFLQFVGLCLIAIHTKAIVLMGMATFITGSGLNVSCINMMLTQLFAQNDKRRRIAFSVNYSFMNIGFVASFFIAGYLQGTGSYSVAFYFAAICLLIATIIHLSAWKYVNDKSTYFVETFYLLNKKFFVAPLIIIGCLIFAYALMHHPVFASYLIYVAFFAILIFMLIFAIRQPQQYKLKIYVYLILSVASMVFACVQGLQSTALENFVEFNTTKSLFGIPMAPATVNMFESLGVIIFGIILAMMMKRRQKKNNPYQPGFLVVKGLAVYTIAFLMIPLGIFLAGGGKSNVIFPILLLIIVAMGEIHVNAVNYAMAGEMMDPKHQGLFTGYLFLNIAFGINLAGPISNYAIASTNNTVTMSYQATNPMYMHIFLMMALVAFVIAAVFFILIRFLNKILAEASSEKLLESEII; encoded by the coding sequence ATGATTAATTATAAAGAACTTCCTAAAGGAGTAATGCATATTAATTTAATCCAAATTTTCTCAACAGTTGGCTATGCTGCGTTGATGGGATTATTAAATTTCTATCTAACGAATTATATTGGTATAAGCAAAACTGAAGCAAATACGCTTACTTCTAGCTTTTTTGCAATTAATTTTTTATTTCACTTTCTAGGTGGGACTGTTGGTGGTAGATATTTAAGCTTTAGAGGATTATTTTTTGTCAGTTTATTTTTACAATTTGTGGGTCTATGTTTGATTGCTATACATACAAAAGCAATAGTATTGATGGGTATGGCAACCTTTATTACAGGCTCAGGATTAAATGTTAGCTGTATAAACATGATGTTAACACAACTATTCGCTCAAAATGATAAGCGTCGAAGAATAGCATTCTCAGTAAATTATAGTTTTATGAATATTGGTTTTGTAGCAAGCTTCTTTATTGCAGGATATCTTCAAGGCACTGGATCATATAGTGTCGCATTTTATTTTGCTGCTATTTGTTTATTAATAGCGACTATTATTCATTTATCTGCATGGAAATATGTTAATGATAAGTCTACATATTTTGTAGAAACATTCTATCTATTAAATAAAAAATTCTTTGTGGCTCCTTTGATAATTATTGGCTGTTTAATTTTTGCTTATGCTTTAATGCATCATCCAGTTTTTGCATCTTATCTTATTTATGTGGCATTTTTTGCAATTTTGATCTTTATGTTAATCTTTGCGATAAGACAGCCCCAACAATATAAGCTAAAAATATATGTTTATTTAATTCTATCAGTAGCTAGTATGGTATTTGCTTGTGTTCAAGGATTACAATCAACAGCTTTAGAAAACTTTGTTGAATTTAATACTACAAAGTCATTATTTGGTATCCCAATGGCACCAGCTACAGTAAATATGTTTGAGAGCTTGGGTGTAATCATATTTGGTATTATTCTTGCTATGATGATGAAAAGAAGACAAAAAAAAAATAATCCATATCAACCAGGTTTTCTAGTTGTTAAAGGTTTAGCTGTATATACTATAGCTTTTCTTATGATACCTCTGGGTATATTTTTAGCTGGTGGTGGTAAATCAAATGTTATTTTTCCAATTTTATTATTGATTATTGTTGCCATGGGAGAAATCCATGTAAATGCTGTAAACTATGCTATGGCTGGTGAGATGATGGATCCTAAGCACCAAGGCTTATTTACAGGGTATTTATTTTTAAATATTGCTTTTGGTATTAATTTAGCAGGACCAATATCAAATTATGCAATTGCATCTACTAATAATACAGTCACAATGTCATACCAAGCAACTAATCCAATGTATATGCATATATTCTTAATGATGGCATTGGTAGCATTTGTAATAGCCGCAGTATTTTTTATTTTAATAAGGTTCTTAAATAAAATTTTAGCTGAAGCTAGTTCAGAAAAGCTTTTGGAAAGTGAGATTATTTGA
- the gshB gene encoding glutathione synthase, with amino-acid sequence MKVGFIIDDLNSFNISKDSTFMMLQAAQDKGWEIYTFYLNDLYIINGEPKGNSLKIKIHKAKQIWYEVLSQHNDFSLLNLDCIFMRKDPPFDMEYIYVTYMLDLAKKSGVLIVNNPQSLRDFNEKVAISNYPKFAPNTLITRSYKQINNFYKKYKDIIVKPLDGMGGSSIFRIKDGDKNKNVILEVLTEHQSKYIMIQDYQKLIKDGDKRVLIVNGEPIKYLLARVPSEKDNRGNLAAGATAEVRELKDSDYKIAKKIAKKLKKQGVMFAGIDVIGDKLTEVNITSPTGIQEIYKATKINAASLLMQAVEQKIEKMKEEIKDAE; translated from the coding sequence ATGAAAGTAGGATTTATAATAGATGATTTAAACTCTTTTAATATTTCAAAAGATAGCACTTTTATGATGCTACAAGCAGCTCAAGATAAAGGTTGGGAGATTTACACATTTTATCTTAATGATTTATATATTATCAATGGTGAACCAAAAGGTAACTCTCTTAAAATAAAAATTCATAAGGCTAAGCAAATTTGGTATGAAGTTCTATCACAGCATAATGATTTTTCTTTACTAAATCTAGATTGTATATTTATGCGTAAAGATCCTCCTTTTGATATGGAGTATATCTATGTTACGTATATGTTGGATTTAGCTAAAAAAAGTGGTGTTTTAATAGTTAATAACCCGCAGTCTTTAAGAGATTTTAATGAAAAAGTAGCTATTTCAAACTATCCAAAATTTGCCCCAAATACTTTAATTACTAGAAGCTACAAACAAATTAACAATTTTTATAAAAAGTATAAAGATATAATAGTTAAACCACTAGATGGTATGGGCGGTAGCTCTATCTTTAGAATCAAAGATGGTGATAAGAATAAAAATGTGATTTTAGAGGTTCTAACAGAGCATCAATCGAAATATATAATGATTCAAGATTATCAAAAATTAATTAAAGATGGTGATAAAAGGGTTCTTATAGTAAATGGCGAACCCATAAAATACTTATTAGCTCGTGTTCCTAGTGAAAAAGATAATCGCGGGAACCTAGCTGCAGGGGCTACAGCAGAGGTTAGAGAGCTAAAAGATAGTGATTATAAAATAGCTAAAAAAATAGCTAAAAAGCTTAAAAAACAAGGTGTAATGTTCGCAGGTATTGATGTCATTGGAGACAAATTAACCGAAGTTAATATCACAAGTCCTACTGGCATCCAAGAAATTTATAAAGCTACAAAAATAAATGCTGCAAGTTTATTAATGCAGGCAGTAGAACAAAAAATTGAGAAAATGAAAGAAGAAATTAAGGATGCAGAATAA